One window of Candidatus Methylocalor cossyra genomic DNA carries:
- a CDS encoding AMP-binding protein, producing MIGDPLQRRSSRPGHGVVWPESGEPLLKPDGPRTIALWNGLAIGSGAFLAAAKDFGRRLPDGAFVLNLCEDRYRFSLALVAALLWGRITLLPPDRSPWTLRCLKERFRQVVCVADRRQDDLADLDILPVDPSPFQEQGEGEAIAIAPEQTAAIVFTSGSTGQPQAHPKTWGSLIESARLIAEALGSLQGRTLVATVPPQHMYGLELSVLPALRCGAVLDARRPFFPLDVQEALESVAGPRILVTTPVHLRALTAAGITLPALDLIVSATAPLPRTLAEEAERRFRAPLWEIYGCTEAGSIASRRTAREESWQVFTGMRLLPAGDGHCVEAAHLPEPIPLNDIVELLPDGRFRLLGRRADLVNIAGKRTSLGALNHILTSLEGVLDGAFFLPDETPGCTARLVAFVVAPGVEMPALLEALRQRLDPVFLPRALYPVAALPRSESGKLPRQALQALAERLGATRGEPSVRDDR from the coding sequence TTGATCGGCGACCCCTTGCAGCGGCGTTCCTCCCGGCCCGGGCACGGCGTGGTTTGGCCCGAGAGCGGCGAACCCTTGCTCAAGCCGGACGGCCCGCGGACGATCGCCCTGTGGAACGGCCTTGCCATCGGCAGCGGCGCCTTCCTCGCCGCCGCGAAGGACTTCGGGCGGCGCTTGCCGGACGGCGCCTTCGTCCTCAATCTCTGCGAGGACCGTTACCGCTTCAGCCTGGCGTTGGTGGCGGCCTTGCTGTGGGGCCGGATCACCCTGCTGCCGCCGGACCGCTCCCCATGGACCCTGCGTTGCCTTAAGGAACGCTTTCGCCAGGTGGTCTGCGTCGCCGACCGCAGGCAGGACGATCTTGCCGACCTGGACATCCTCCCGGTCGATCCTTCCCCCTTCCAGGAACAGGGGGAAGGCGAGGCCATCGCCATCGCCCCGGAACAAACCGCGGCCATCGTGTTTACCTCGGGCAGCACCGGCCAGCCCCAAGCCCACCCCAAAACCTGGGGGTCGCTGATTGAGAGCGCCCGCCTAATCGCCGAGGCCTTGGGCTCGCTGCAGGGTCGTACCCTGGTGGCGACGGTGCCGCCCCAGCACATGTACGGGCTGGAACTGAGCGTGCTGCCGGCCCTGCGCTGTGGTGCGGTGTTGGATGCCCGGCGGCCGTTCTTTCCCTTGGACGTGCAGGAAGCCTTGGAGTCCGTGGCGGGACCGCGAATCCTGGTGACCACCCCGGTCCATCTCCGGGCCCTGACCGCGGCCGGGATAACCCTGCCCGCCCTGGACTTGATCGTGTCCGCCACCGCGCCGCTGCCGCGCACCCTGGCTGAAGAGGCGGAGCGCCGCTTCCGGGCACCCTTGTGGGAGATTTACGGTTGCACCGAGGCGGGTTCCATAGCCAGCCGCCGTACCGCCCGGGAGGAATCCTGGCAGGTTTTCACCGGTATGCGGCTGCTTCCGGCGGGGGATGGCCATTGTGTGGAAGCGGCCCACCTCCCGGAGCCTATCCCGCTGAACGACATCGTGGAGCTCCTTCCCGACGGGCGCTTCCGGCTCCTTGGGCGCCGGGCCGACCTGGTGAACATCGCCGGCAAGCGGACCTCCCTAGGGGCTTTGAATCATATCCTGACCAGCCTGGAAGGGGTCCTGGATGGCGCGTTTTTCCTACCCGACGAGACCCCGGGGTGTACCGCGCGGTTGGTGGCCTTCGTGGTGGCGCCGGGGGTCGAGATGCCGGCCCTCCTCGAGGCCCTGCGCCAGCGGCTCGACCCGGTGTTCCTGCCGCGGGCCCTTTACCCAGTGGCGGCGCTGCCCCGCTCCGAGTCGGGCAAGCTGCCCCGGCAGGCTTTGCAGGCGCTGGCGGAGCGACTCGGCGCGACGCGCGGCGAACCCTCCGTCCGGGACGACCGATGA
- a CDS encoding carotenoid biosynthesis protein yields the protein MEQLIWSLTHRPYVTVFLVFFLALSWLEQGGLRTGLWVVSSYLVAFAAEWGSIHYGIPFGVYRYHYEALRNDLVVLGVPFFDTLSFSFLSYVSFSFAQFFLSPLWVQGCDVQRVTSAAVRGSWSTLILGSVLMVVIDLIVDPLANLGKYWFLGDIYHYPEPGIHFGVTLANYGGWLVVAAVTIRANQLLDRWLMAREQRRRQRVRLAYLPGKGLLAPCFWSGIVLFQLGVTYWLAFSGQTGLDADRVQLQAVTGSYIVAPILVLAAMQLVKPANRVAGARADHCRYATLTEASD from the coding sequence TTGGAACAACTGATCTGGTCCCTGACCCACCGCCCTTACGTCACCGTCTTCCTGGTCTTCTTTTTGGCCCTTTCCTGGCTGGAACAGGGCGGACTGCGGACCGGGCTGTGGGTAGTGAGCAGCTACCTGGTAGCCTTCGCCGCCGAATGGGGCAGCATCCACTACGGCATACCGTTCGGCGTCTACCGCTACCACTACGAAGCCTTGCGCAACGATCTGGTGGTCCTGGGCGTTCCGTTCTTCGACACCCTGTCCTTCTCGTTCCTCAGCTATGTCAGCTTCTCCTTCGCCCAGTTCTTCCTCTCGCCCCTCTGGGTGCAAGGCTGCGACGTGCAGCGGGTCACCTCGGCGGCGGTGCGCGGCTCCTGGTCCACCCTGATCCTGGGGAGCGTGCTCATGGTGGTCATCGATCTGATCGTCGATCCTTTGGCGAACCTGGGCAAATATTGGTTTCTCGGCGACATTTACCATTACCCCGAGCCGGGCATCCATTTCGGCGTGACCTTGGCCAACTATGGCGGCTGGCTGGTGGTGGCGGCCGTCACGATCCGCGCCAATCAACTGCTCGACCGCTGGCTGATGGCGCGGGAACAGCGCCGTCGGCAGAGGGTCCGGCTCGCCTATCTGCCGGGCAAGGGGCTGTTGGCGCCCTGTTTCTGGAGTGGTATCGTGCTGTTCCAATTGGGCGTGACCTACTGGCTGGCCTTCAGCGGCCAAACCGGCCTCGATGCCGACCGCGTACAGCTACAGGCGGTGACCGGCAGTTACATCGTGGCACCGATCCTGGTGCTGGCGGCCATGCAGCTGGTGAAACCGGCCAACCGGGTCGCGGGCGCCCGCGCCGACCACTGCCGCTATGCCACCCTCACCGAAGCCTCGGACTGA
- a CDS encoding F0F1 ATP synthase subunit alpha: MSTPKPSAQPLHSPEPAGEGRDPSPLSRLAARVERYRPGLRLSEYGRVLAVGDGIAWIAGLPSAAMDELLRFADGSRGLVFHLGRQRLGAILLEQTPHLTSGTPVYLTGQRLSVGVGDELVGRVIDPLGKPLDGRPAPTLGLRRELETSSPPIVARDFVDRPLYTGIKIIDSMIPLGRGQRQLIIGDNGVGKSSLALDVVLNQKGQDLVCVYVLIGQKRSDTVGTIDLLRRHGALDYTVLVVAEASASPGLKYLAPFAGCAVAEHWMGRGRDTLIVYDDLSSHARAYRELSLLLRRPPGREAYPGDIFYLHSRLLERSTCLAAAQGGGSMTALPVVETEQGEIAAYIPTNLISITDGQIYLDRRLFGSGFLPAIDITRSVSRIGGRAQHPRIKEEAGRMKLDYLQFLELETFTRFGSKLEPAMEEKIRRGRILREILKQERLEPVSAELQLAWMMAYNAGHFDDPDPAAVRRRLQLLADGLRRVPMPLAADREDWLGWLEARLAEGLSAS; this comes from the coding sequence ATGTCCACGCCTAAACCCTCGGCCCAACCGCTCCACTCCCCCGAGCCCGCCGGGGAAGGCCGCGACCCTTCCCCGCTCAGCCGCTTAGCCGCCCGCGTGGAGCGCTACCGGCCCGGCCTGCGCCTGTCCGAGTACGGGCGGGTCCTGGCGGTGGGCGACGGGATCGCCTGGATCGCCGGCCTGCCCTCGGCGGCCATGGACGAACTGCTTAGGTTCGCCGACGGCAGCCGCGGCCTGGTGTTCCACCTCGGCCGCCAACGGCTCGGGGCGATCCTGTTGGAGCAGACCCCCCACCTGACCTCGGGGACGCCGGTTTACCTCACTGGCCAGCGCCTGTCCGTGGGCGTGGGCGACGAGCTGGTGGGCCGGGTGATCGACCCTTTGGGCAAGCCCCTGGACGGCCGTCCGGCCCCCACTTTGGGGTTGCGCCGGGAACTGGAGACGTCCTCGCCCCCCATCGTGGCCCGCGACTTCGTGGACCGGCCGCTCTATACCGGCATCAAGATCATCGATTCGATGATCCCCCTGGGCCGCGGCCAGCGGCAATTGATCATCGGCGACAACGGGGTAGGTAAGAGCTCCCTGGCCTTGGATGTGGTACTCAATCAGAAGGGCCAGGACCTGGTGTGCGTCTACGTGCTGATCGGCCAGAAGCGTTCCGATACGGTCGGTACCATCGACCTCCTGCGCCGCCACGGCGCCCTGGATTACACCGTCCTGGTGGTGGCCGAGGCCTCCGCGTCGCCGGGCCTCAAGTATCTAGCCCCCTTCGCCGGCTGCGCGGTGGCCGAGCATTGGATGGGACGGGGCCGGGACACCCTGATCGTGTACGACGACCTCTCCAGCCACGCCCGCGCCTATCGGGAGCTGTCGTTGTTGCTGCGGCGGCCGCCGGGACGGGAAGCCTACCCCGGCGACATCTTCTACCTGCACTCGCGGCTTCTGGAGCGTTCCACCTGCCTCGCCGCCGCCCAGGGGGGAGGCAGCATGACCGCCTTGCCGGTGGTGGAGACCGAGCAGGGGGAGATCGCCGCCTACATTCCCACCAACCTGATTTCCATCACCGACGGCCAGATCTATCTGGACCGGCGCCTGTTCGGCAGCGGCTTCCTACCGGCCATCGACATCACCCGCTCGGTGTCGCGCATCGGCGGGCGGGCGCAGCACCCCCGTATCAAGGAGGAGGCCGGCCGGATGAAGCTGGACTACTTGCAGTTCCTGGAACTGGAAACCTTCACCCGGTTCGGGTCCAAGCTGGAACCCGCCATGGAGGAAAAGATCCGCCGCGGCCGGATCCTGCGGGAAATCCTCAAACAGGAGCGGCTCGAGCCGGTGTCCGCTGAACTGCAGCTGGCCTGGATGATGGCCTACAACGCCGGTCACTTCGACGACCCGGACCCCGCCGCGGTCAGGCGCCGGCTGCAGCTCTTGGCCGACGGGCTGAGGCGCGTCCCCATGCCCCTGGCGGCGGACCGGGAGGATTGGCTTGGCTGGCTCGAGGCACGCCTCGCGGAAGGGCTGTCCGCATCATGA
- a CDS encoding polysaccharide deacetylase family protein, translating into MRRLRTTVTTWLPSPFLRGSALFQLAGWPLAYWAGSTLPGLTELLLMNHALITLASLWPQSPLLGPNLVRLPKAERGEIALTFDDGPDPVVTPWVLDLLDHYGATASFFCIGERARRYPDLVREIGARGHRVENHGYSHRWNFALRGVAAIREELRRAQDTLTELAVRPPVFFRAPFGIRNPWIEPLLRPLGLRLASWSRRGYDGALGDPDLVTALLLRGLRRGDIVLLHDGGCARDRNGRPVVIAVLPRLLEEAARKKLRVRSLDQALEGTRMALGSEARDRHKHARPGAKSAILNPKGDP; encoded by the coding sequence ATGAGACGCCTCAGGACCACCGTGACCACTTGGCTGCCCTCCCCCTTTCTACGGGGATCGGCCCTGTTCCAGTTGGCGGGCTGGCCATTGGCCTATTGGGCAGGGTCGACCCTGCCCGGGCTCACCGAGCTGTTGCTGATGAACCATGCCCTGATCACTTTGGCCAGCCTGTGGCCACAGAGCCCGCTGTTGGGCCCCAACCTGGTTCGCCTGCCAAAGGCAGAGCGCGGCGAGATCGCCCTGACCTTCGACGACGGGCCGGATCCTGTGGTGACGCCCTGGGTTTTGGACCTCCTCGACCACTATGGCGCCACCGCCAGTTTCTTCTGCATCGGGGAACGGGCCCGCCGCTACCCGGATCTGGTCCGGGAGATCGGCGCCCGCGGTCATCGGGTGGAAAACCATGGCTACAGCCATCGCTGGAATTTCGCCCTGCGCGGTGTGGCGGCGATCCGGGAGGAACTGCGGCGGGCCCAAGATACCCTGACTGAGTTGGCCGTCCGGCCGCCGGTATTCTTCCGGGCCCCGTTCGGGATCCGCAATCCCTGGATCGAACCGCTGCTGCGACCATTGGGGCTGCGCCTCGCCAGCTGGAGCCGGCGCGGCTATGATGGCGCGCTGGGCGACCCGGACCTGGTGACCGCCCTATTGCTGCGCGGACTGCGGCGCGGCGACATCGTGCTGCTGCACGACGGCGGCTGCGCCCGTGACCGGAACGGCCGGCCGGTGGTGATCGCGGTGCTGCCGCGGCTGTTGGAGGAGGCCGCGCGGAAGAAGCTGCGTGTCCGCTCGCTGGACCAGGCCTTGGAGGGCACTCGGATGGCACTCGGGAGCGAGGCTCGGGACCGCCACAAACACGCAAGGCCCGGCGCGAAGTCGGCGATTCTCAACCCCAAAGGAGACCCATGA
- a CDS encoding F0F1 ATP synthase subunit A, protein MDQADFARWLSFELGPVRIGPTVLTTWLLMILLGGGARWLTRRLSVERPSSSQVLLEGVVGAMEDAISAVTPAHTPQLLPFVGTLWLYIVCANLIGLIPGLGSPTADLSETAALALLVFLSVHWYGLRTNGWAYLRHYISPSPILLPFHLLSEISRTIALAMRLFGNIMSLELAVLLVLLVAGLLAPVPLLLLHIVEALVQAYIFGMLALIYIAGALQSRPIRPEPAPGAGQSPKES, encoded by the coding sequence CTGACCACCTGGCTGTTGATGATCCTGTTGGGCGGCGGGGCCCGGTGGCTGACGCGCAGGCTCAGCGTCGAGCGACCCTCCTCTTCCCAGGTCCTGCTGGAAGGCGTGGTGGGCGCCATGGAGGATGCCATTAGCGCCGTGACCCCCGCCCACACCCCTCAGTTGCTGCCCTTCGTCGGCACCCTATGGCTCTACATCGTGTGCGCCAATCTCATTGGCCTAATCCCGGGGTTGGGATCACCCACCGCGGATCTGTCCGAGACCGCCGCCTTGGCGCTGTTGGTCTTTCTGTCAGTGCACTGGTATGGCCTTCGCACCAATGGCTGGGCCTATTTGCGCCATTACATCTCCCCCAGCCCGATCCTGTTGCCCTTCCACCTGCTGAGCGAGATCTCCCGAACCATCGCCTTGGCCATGCGGTTGTTCGGCAACATCATGAGCCTGGAACTCGCGGTACTGCTGGTGCTGCTGGTGGCGGGCCTGTTGGCGCCGGTGCCCCTGTTGCTGCTGCATATCGTGGAAGCTCTGGTACAAGCCTATATTTTCGGCATGCTGGCGCTGATCTATATCGCTGGCGCCTTGCAATCCCGTCCGATCCGCCCCGAGCCGGCCCCCGGTGCGGGTCAATCCCCCAAGGAGTCTTGA
- a CDS encoding F0F1 ATP synthase subunit C, whose translation MSEMHWFITLSTVGAALAIAIGVLAPGFAMGRAIAQALDAVARQPEAEKAITRTLFIGLAMIESLAIYVLVVVLIILFRNPLIEYLLQQQK comes from the coding sequence ATGAGCGAGATGCACTGGTTCATCACCCTGTCCACCGTGGGCGCGGCCCTCGCCATCGCCATCGGCGTGCTGGCGCCGGGATTCGCCATGGGCCGCGCCATCGCCCAGGCCCTTGACGCCGTAGCCCGCCAGCCGGAGGCGGAAAAGGCCATCACCCGCACCCTGTTCATCGGTCTTGCCATGATCGAATCCCTGGCCATCTACGTGCTGGTGGTGGTGTTGATCATCCTGTTCCGAAATCCCCTGATCGAATATCTGCTCCAACAACAGAAATAA
- a CDS encoding cation:proton antiporter, with amino-acid sequence MHQPLAASAEALLLHTLLQLSLIMLAARLAGHLARRLGQPRVVGEIMAGLLLGPSLFGLLAPDLFHWLFRSRDGTALTIMSQIGLIMLMFQVGLEFDFGQLGEGRNRRAVILVTASGMVLPFALGSAWGLASAVPLRSGESLAYPLFLGLALAITAVPVLGRIMMEYALTRTRLGVITIAAAAANDALGWVLLALVSAAASQHLSFAAMAETTGWLLAYGLSSWFLVRRILVLIVRRFDHGTDALPQDLLAILLIIVFSSAMLTSRLGIFAIFGGFMVGVLLHDQADLVEAWKQKAADLVTVFFLPIYFTYTGLRTDLGALDSGVLWSWCGALILLAVVGKFGGCYLAARLAGLPPGDARNIGILMNTRGLMELVVANLGYDLGVIPREVFTMLVLMALVSTLMTAPGLKLWLPASGHRLLAGRDA; translated from the coding sequence ATGCACCAACCCCTCGCCGCGAGCGCGGAAGCGCTGCTGCTCCACACCCTGCTGCAGCTCAGCCTGATCATGCTGGCGGCGCGCCTGGCCGGTCACCTGGCCCGGCGGCTAGGCCAACCGCGGGTGGTGGGGGAGATCATGGCCGGCTTGTTGCTAGGCCCGTCGTTGTTCGGGCTGTTGGCTCCGGACCTGTTCCATTGGCTGTTCCGGTCCAGGGACGGGACCGCACTGACGATCATGAGCCAGATCGGCCTCATCATGCTCATGTTCCAGGTCGGGCTGGAATTCGATTTCGGCCAATTGGGCGAAGGCCGCAACCGCCGGGCGGTGATCTTGGTGACCGCGTCCGGCATGGTGCTTCCCTTTGCCTTGGGCAGCGCCTGGGGCTTGGCCTCGGCCGTGCCCCTAAGATCGGGCGAGTCCCTGGCCTATCCCCTGTTCCTGGGCCTGGCCCTGGCTATCACCGCCGTGCCGGTGCTGGGGCGTATCATGATGGAGTATGCCCTGACCCGGACCCGCCTCGGCGTCATCACCATCGCCGCGGCAGCGGCCAATGATGCGCTGGGTTGGGTGTTGCTGGCCCTGGTGTCGGCGGCGGCCAGCCAGCACCTGTCCTTCGCCGCCATGGCGGAGACCACGGGCTGGCTGCTGGCCTATGGGCTAAGTTCCTGGTTCTTAGTGCGGCGCATCCTGGTGCTCATCGTGCGCCGCTTCGATCACGGCACCGATGCCCTGCCCCAGGACCTGTTGGCCATCCTGCTCATCATCGTGTTCAGCTCCGCCATGCTGACCAGCCGCTTGGGGATTTTCGCCATCTTCGGGGGCTTCATGGTGGGGGTATTGCTCCACGATCAGGCTGACCTGGTCGAAGCCTGGAAACAGAAGGCGGCGGATCTGGTGACGGTATTCTTTCTGCCCATATATTTCACCTACACCGGGCTGCGCACCGATCTCGGCGCCCTGGACAGCGGGGTGCTGTGGAGCTGGTGCGGCGCGCTGATCCTCCTCGCGGTGGTGGGGAAATTCGGCGGGTGCTACCTAGCGGCGCGGCTTGCCGGCCTGCCCCCGGGCGATGCCCGCAACATCGGCATTCTGATGAACACCCGGGGTCTTATGGAACTGGTGGTGGCCAATCTGGGCTACGACCTAGGCGTGATTCCACGGGAGGTGTTCACCATGCTGGTGTTGATGGCGCTCGTCAGCACCTTGATGACCGCGCCGGGGCTGAAGCTTTGGCTACCCGCCAGCGGGCACAGGCTGCTGGCGGGCCGGGATGCCTGA
- a CDS encoding AI-2E family transporter produces the protein MPNLPASARPEFRARLWAALALVALGLWILHDFLAPLTWAVIISLASWPLYRRFRRAFGRWSGSVLPPLLLTLAIAGMVFVPVTYGLVQLGNEAKALAGLLQEAQRSGLPAPDWLVRLPKIGGWAQETWTQWLGSSEAVGESLHYLLASDLLGYTRNLAVQVLHRSVMAFFTVVALFFVYRSGESVAGRVLELCDRTLGADGSRYALHAAAAVRATVNGIVLVALGQGVALGFGYAAVGLGHASLLGALTGLMAFVPFAAKLVFTGASLVLLSEGQVGAGLGLFIYGLVVVLCSDNYVRPALIGGAVKLPFLWTLFGILGGIETFGLLGLFLGPTVMAILMSVWRDCFMPSTPEAEPAEDLVHLESGARTDPHG, from the coding sequence ATGCCCAACCTCCCCGCGTCCGCCCGCCCCGAGTTCCGCGCCCGGCTGTGGGCCGCTCTGGCGCTGGTCGCGCTGGGCCTTTGGATTCTCCACGATTTCCTGGCACCGCTCACCTGGGCGGTGATCATCAGCCTCGCCAGCTGGCCCCTGTACCGACGGTTTCGCCGGGCGTTCGGGCGCTGGTCCGGTTCGGTCCTGCCGCCCCTGCTCCTGACCCTGGCCATCGCCGGCATGGTCTTCGTGCCCGTGACCTATGGCTTGGTGCAACTGGGCAACGAGGCTAAGGCCCTCGCTGGGCTGCTGCAGGAAGCCCAGAGGAGCGGCCTGCCCGCCCCTGATTGGCTGGTGCGCCTCCCCAAGATCGGTGGCTGGGCCCAGGAGACCTGGACCCAGTGGCTGGGCAGCTCGGAAGCGGTGGGGGAATCGCTGCACTATCTCCTTGCCAGCGACCTCCTCGGCTACACCCGGAACCTGGCGGTACAGGTGCTGCATCGCTCGGTCATGGCGTTCTTCACCGTGGTCGCCCTGTTCTTCGTGTACCGCAGCGGCGAGTCCGTGGCCGGCCGGGTGTTGGAGCTGTGCGACCGCACCCTGGGCGCCGATGGCAGCCGCTACGCCTTGCACGCCGCCGCCGCGGTGCGCGCCACGGTCAACGGCATCGTGCTGGTAGCGCTCGGGCAAGGGGTGGCCTTGGGCTTCGGCTATGCCGCAGTCGGTTTGGGCCATGCCAGCCTACTCGGGGCGCTGACCGGTCTGATGGCGTTCGTGCCCTTCGCTGCCAAACTCGTGTTCACCGGTGCCTCCCTGGTGCTGCTCTCGGAAGGCCAGGTGGGGGCCGGCCTGGGCCTGTTCATCTATGGTCTAGTGGTGGTGCTCTGCTCCGACAACTACGTACGCCCCGCCCTCATCGGCGGGGCCGTCAAACTGCCGTTCCTGTGGACCCTGTTCGGCATCCTGGGCGGCATCGAGACCTTCGGCCTGTTGGGCCTCTTCCTAGGTCCCACCGTGATGGCAATCCTGATGTCGGTGTGGCGGGACTGTTTTATGCCCAGCACCCCGGAGGCCGAGCCCGCCGAGGACCTGGTCCACCTGGAGTCGGGCGCCCGGACTGATCCCCATGGCTAA
- a CDS encoding glycosyltransferase family 2 protein, with amino-acid sequence MAESRHYCLVIPAYNESSTIRAVVEGALRYLPRVIVVDDGSQDGTAQQLTGLPVTVLHHARNLGKAASLWDGMEAALAAGATDVVTMDGDGQHDPNELPKLLRAAEAHPGQLVIGSRLWNPAAIPKARYRANRFANFWIAWASGQGVEDSQSGFRVYPAALLRHCQLRRGPERSFVLESEIIIEAAWRGFPCVFTPVHTAYPTHARPSHFRPVTDIARITRMVAWRLLCRGLYPEGLWRSLTRPPRRAESPAAAM; translated from the coding sequence ATGGCCGAAAGCCGCCATTACTGCCTGGTGATACCGGCCTATAACGAGTCCTCCACCATCCGGGCAGTGGTGGAGGGCGCCCTCCGCTACCTGCCCCGGGTGATCGTGGTGGACGACGGTTCCCAGGATGGAACGGCGCAGCAGCTGACTGGCCTCCCGGTGACCGTGTTACACCATGCGCGCAACCTGGGCAAGGCGGCCAGCCTGTGGGACGGCATGGAGGCAGCCTTGGCCGCCGGCGCCACCGATGTGGTGACCATGGATGGCGATGGGCAGCACGATCCCAACGAACTCCCCAAGCTGCTGAGGGCGGCAGAAGCCCATCCGGGCCAATTGGTGATCGGCTCGCGGCTGTGGAATCCGGCCGCCATACCGAAAGCCCGCTACCGCGCCAACCGGTTCGCCAACTTCTGGATCGCCTGGGCTTCAGGACAAGGGGTGGAAGACAGCCAGTCCGGTTTCCGGGTCTATCCCGCCGCCCTGCTGCGCCACTGCCAGCTGCGGCGGGGCCCGGAGCGGAGCTTCGTGCTGGAGAGCGAAATCATCATCGAAGCGGCCTGGCGGGGCTTTCCGTGCGTGTTCACGCCGGTCCACACCGCCTACCCGACCCATGCCCGGCCCAGCCACTTCCGGCCGGTAACCGACATCGCCCGCATCACCCGCATGGTGGCCTGGCGGCTGCTCTGCCGCGGACTCTACCCGGAGGGTCTGTGGCGCAGCCTGACCCGCCCGCCGCGGCGCGCCGAGAGCCCGGCCGCCGCCATGTGA
- a CDS encoding F0F1 ATP synthase subunit delta yields MSFDWTTFFLELVNFLLLLWILQHFLYRPVLGVIAARREAIEDRLREAGRKEAEAETLRQRCEQNLAAWEKEKLKARADLDKDLAAQRERLLRGLAEEIAEARAKRQAQEEQERREFERLAERRALELGGRFVARLLERLAGPELEERLVALTLADLPNLPEAEGDKLRTALAGNSLEVVSAFPLNEGQKAAIGEAFARLAGQQVHPQFRHEPSLLAGLRVHAGPWVLSANLQDELQFFRDVHA; encoded by the coding sequence ATGAGCTTCGACTGGACCACGTTCTTCCTCGAGCTGGTCAATTTCCTGCTGCTCCTGTGGATACTCCAGCATTTCCTGTACCGGCCGGTGCTGGGGGTCATCGCTGCGCGCCGAGAGGCCATCGAGGACCGCTTACGGGAAGCCGGGCGAAAAGAGGCCGAGGCGGAAACCCTGCGCCAGCGCTGCGAACAGAATCTGGCCGCTTGGGAAAAGGAAAAGCTCAAAGCCCGCGCTGACCTGGACAAGGACCTCGCCGCCCAGCGCGAGCGCCTGCTGCGGGGCCTGGCGGAGGAGATCGCCGAGGCCCGGGCCAAGCGCCAGGCCCAGGAAGAGCAAGAGCGCCGGGAATTCGAGCGACTGGCCGAGCGGCGGGCGCTGGAGCTAGGCGGCCGGTTCGTGGCCCGATTGTTGGAGCGGCTGGCCGGACCGGAGCTGGAGGAGCGCCTGGTGGCGCTGACCCTGGCCGATCTGCCGAATCTGCCGGAAGCGGAAGGGGATAAGCTCCGGACCGCCCTGGCCGGCAATTCCCTGGAAGTGGTGAGCGCCTTCCCCCTCAACGAGGGGCAGAAGGCGGCCATCGGCGAGGCGTTCGCGCGCCTGGCCGGCCAGCAGGTCCACCCGCAGTTTCGGCACGAGCCATCGCTGCTGGCGGGGCTTCGGGTCCACGCCGGCCCTTGGGTGCTGAGCGCCAATCTGCAAGACGAGCTGCAGTTCTTCCGCGATGTCCACGCCTAA
- a CDS encoding F0F1 ATP synthase subunit gamma, whose product MSRRAELEQRLERLAEISDILTAMKTMALIETRKFGRFLDHQGRLLAGIEAAAADFLAFHPTFRGQQPPVDGDRHVLLLIGSERGFCGDFNQALAVALDAFPEPKPRLLVVGRRLAGKLVGHPRWLEGLSGPSVAEEIPAVLDAVMESLRRWQAQPPGWVRLSALAHRPDGPVASHGLLPLAPPPAPGFAYPPQLQLEPSEFFAGLVDHYLSAQLPGLFYGSLLAENRARLEHMERALARLRDKSDELQRHRNALRQEDITEEIEVILLSAESLPADDE is encoded by the coding sequence ATGAGCCGCCGCGCCGAGCTGGAACAGCGGCTAGAGCGGCTGGCCGAGATTTCCGACATCCTGACCGCCATGAAAACCATGGCGCTCATCGAAACCCGCAAGTTCGGCCGCTTCCTGGACCATCAGGGGCGCCTATTGGCCGGCATCGAAGCGGCCGCCGCCGACTTTCTGGCCTTTCACCCCACCTTTCGGGGCCAACAACCGCCGGTCGACGGCGACCGGCATGTGTTGCTGTTGATCGGCTCGGAGCGAGGTTTCTGCGGCGATTTCAACCAGGCCCTGGCGGTCGCCTTGGATGCCTTCCCCGAACCCAAACCGCGGCTCTTGGTGGTGGGGCGACGTCTGGCCGGTAAACTGGTGGGCCATCCCCGCTGGCTGGAAGGGCTGAGCGGCCCCAGCGTGGCCGAGGAGATCCCGGCTGTCCTGGATGCCGTGATGGAATCCTTGCGCCGCTGGCAGGCCCAGCCGCCCGGCTGGGTTCGGCTGAGCGCATTGGCCCATCGCCCGGATGGCCCGGTCGCCAGCCATGGGCTGCTACCCCTGGCGCCGCCCCCGGCACCTGGGTTCGCCTATCCGCCGCAGCTCCAGCTCGAGCCGAGCGAATTCTTCGCCGGCCTAGTCGATCACTATCTGTCCGCGCAGCTGCCGGGGCTGTTCTATGGCTCCTTGCTGGCCGAGAACCGCGCCCGCCTCGAGCACATGGAACGGGCCCTCGCCCGACTGCGGGACAAGAGCGACGAGCTCCAGCGGCATCGCAACGCCCTGCGCCAAGAAGACATCACCGAGGAGATCGAAGTGATCCTGTTGAGCGCGGAATCCTTGCCCGCTGACGACGAGTAG